From one Suicoccus acidiformans genomic stretch:
- the gatB gene encoding Asp-tRNA(Asn)/Glu-tRNA(Gln) amidotransferase subunit GatB — protein sequence MNFETVIGLEVHVELKTDSKIFSTSPAHFGAEPNANTNEKDWAYPGVLPVANKKAMEYGMLASMALNCEIAEVMSFDRKSYFYPDNPSAYQITQDFEPVGRNGYIDIEVEGQTKRIRINRVHLEEDAGKNTHGTDGYSYVDLNRQGTPLIEIVSEADLRSPAEAYAYLEALREKILFAGVSDVRMEEGSLRCDANISLRPYGQEEFGTKTELKNLNSFNFVRKGLEHEEARQANVLRAGGEIQQETRRYDDASGETVLMRVKEEAADYRYFPDPDVPPIEISQEWIDEVRQQMPEMPDERRKRYTDTYELPEYDAKVLTQTKEMSDFFDETVEHGADPKQVSNWLMGEVSAYLNKEQIELSDTELTPENLGDMIQLIDNDTISSKIAKKLFQILVKEGGKAEEVVEANGMAQLSDPAKLQPIIDEIVDANPQSVEDYKNGKDRALGFFVGQVMKQTRGQANPQVVNELILKTLDAK from the coding sequence ATGAATTTTGAAACGGTTATCGGTTTGGAAGTTCACGTCGAATTAAAGACAGATTCCAAAATATTTAGCACGTCTCCTGCTCATTTCGGTGCAGAGCCTAATGCTAACACGAACGAGAAAGACTGGGCCTACCCAGGTGTCCTACCTGTAGCGAATAAGAAAGCGATGGAATACGGAATGCTTGCTTCCATGGCTTTAAACTGTGAGATTGCTGAGGTAATGAGCTTTGACCGCAAGAGTTACTTCTATCCGGACAACCCATCTGCTTATCAAATTACCCAAGACTTTGAACCAGTAGGTCGCAATGGCTATATTGATATTGAAGTGGAAGGTCAAACGAAACGTATTCGCATCAACCGTGTTCACTTGGAAGAAGACGCGGGTAAGAATACTCACGGTACGGACGGCTATTCATACGTAGACTTGAACCGCCAGGGAACGCCACTTATTGAGATTGTATCGGAAGCAGATTTACGCTCACCGGCTGAAGCATATGCTTACTTAGAAGCCTTACGTGAGAAGATTCTTTTTGCTGGGGTGTCGGATGTGCGTATGGAAGAAGGTTCCTTACGTTGTGACGCGAATATTTCCTTGCGCCCTTATGGCCAAGAGGAATTTGGGACTAAGACAGAGTTGAAGAATTTGAATAGTTTCAACTTTGTTCGCAAAGGACTTGAGCACGAAGAAGCGCGTCAAGCTAACGTCTTACGCGCGGGTGGCGAAATTCAACAAGAAACACGTCGTTATGACGATGCAAGTGGTGAGACAGTCTTAATGCGTGTCAAAGAAGAGGCGGCCGACTACCGCTACTTCCCAGACCCAGACGTACCACCAATTGAAATTAGCCAAGAGTGGATTGATGAAGTGCGCCAGCAAATGCCTGAGATGCCAGACGAACGTCGCAAACGTTACACGGATACTTATGAATTGCCTGAGTATGATGCGAAAGTCCTAACGCAAACGAAGGAAATGTCAGACTTCTTTGATGAAACGGTTGAACATGGGGCTGATCCTAAGCAAGTATCCAACTGGCTGATGGGTGAAGTGTCTGCTTACTTAAACAAAGAACAAATCGAATTAAGCGACACCGAATTGACACCAGAAAACCTCGGCGATATGATTCAATTGATTGACAATGACACTATCTCTTCCAAAATTGCCAAGAAACTCTTCCAAATTCTAGTCAAAGAAGGTGGCAAGGCAGAAGAAGTCGTTGAAGCAAACGGCATGGCCCAGCTAAGTGACCCAGCCAAATTACAACCAATCATTGACGAAATCGTTGATGCGAATCCGCAATCCGTTGAAGACTACAAGAATGGTAAAGACCGTGCTTTAGGCTTCTTCGTCGGTCAAGTGATGAAGCAAACACGTGGTCAAGCGAACCCACAAGTTGTAAATGAATTGATTTTGAAGACCTTGGATGCGAAATAA